One genomic segment of Cardinium endosymbiont of Philonthus spinipes includes these proteins:
- a CDS encoding OmpH family outer membrane protein yields the protein MNYRLLSTLAFVASMYTVAQANHPSKVIEQPQVAPSRLAVAYVDVAYVLENLPEAKKNRTEIQSFEVQLTNQIQTKFKEYQEKVEVYREQVNTLSEVQRKQKEIELQNLGRAIQELEEQRPAKMTEKYKTVMQPLHDKMQEVINKIKAEQKYNLILNKSTDVGPVVLAADESFNISDLVLAQLKAMEPKAPQQPVIGPKDQPKAKTVPAKPGKKK from the coding sequence ATGAATTATAGATTGTTATCTACATTGGCATTTGTTGCCTCTATGTATACTGTTGCGCAAGCGAATCATCCGTCTAAGGTTATAGAGCAGCCTCAAGTAGCACCATCTAGATTAGCGGTTGCATATGTAGATGTAGCATATGTTTTAGAAAATCTACCAGAAGCTAAAAAAAATAGAACTGAAATTCAGAGCTTTGAAGTGCAATTAACCAATCAGATTCAAACAAAATTCAAAGAGTATCAAGAAAAGGTTGAGGTGTATCGGGAGCAAGTAAATACCCTTTCGGAAGTTCAAAGAAAACAGAAAGAAATAGAATTACAGAACTTGGGACGTGCTATTCAAGAGCTTGAGGAGCAAAGGCCTGCTAAGATGACAGAAAAGTATAAGACGGTTATGCAGCCCCTCCATGACAAAATGCAAGAGGTTATTAATAAGATTAAAGCGGAGCAAAAGTATAATTTAATTTTGAATAAAAGTACTGATGTGGGGCCGGTAGTACTTGCGGCTGATGAGTCGTTTAACATTTCTGATCTTGTATTGGCACAACTTAAAGCAATGGAGCCTAAAGCGCCACAACAGCCTGTAATAGGTCCGAAAGATCAGCCTAAAGCTAAAACAGTTCCAGCCAAGCCTGGCAAGAAAAAGTAA
- a CDS encoding peptidylprolyl isomerase, translating into MLKKTIPVLFKYIKSLAPALVVFICASWPVARANNTLLLDKVIATVNQELILHSDLEEACRQLALEGKVINASVKMHLLRELVLNKIFLSKAMLHDVKIPKAHIQRACDGRIAALIRQLGSEEKLAQVAHQSIYDIKKGLKQRFKAEYLASWVYQYLTQDVVVRPAEVKAYFNGLPPNDRPYYPAAVQVHQLVIYPKVASARQEAVKSKLLHLKQLLLDGEGTFAELAKQHSEDPHSAAKGGEIGWVSLGILTPTYESTALSLKLGEVSDPIASEYGFHLIELIGRNKDQYNTRHILQTVKPTEEEIRLTEVELNAIKAKIIAGTLTFEAAVQQYSEDKETVAQGGLIANNQQGGDLLPGRCMPVEALDPEVYFAIDGLEEGAVSKPQYMRTPYGPAWRLLYLKQKIEAHPMNLVQDYEKLYHDLLQQKKKEAVDKWIQTAKSQCVISFAPEYRAVEQLL; encoded by the coding sequence ATGCTAAAAAAAACCATACCTGTATTATTCAAATACATTAAAAGCCTTGCACCTGCTCTTGTTGTGTTTATTTGCGCTTCGTGGCCTGTAGCTAGGGCGAATAATACACTATTGTTGGATAAGGTAATTGCTACTGTCAATCAAGAGCTGATTTTGCATTCTGATTTAGAAGAAGCATGTAGGCAATTGGCTTTAGAAGGTAAGGTAATCAATGCATCTGTAAAGATGCACTTGTTGCGGGAGTTGGTTTTAAACAAGATTTTCTTGTCAAAGGCTATGTTGCACGATGTTAAAATTCCCAAAGCCCATATTCAACGGGCCTGTGATGGTAGAATAGCTGCTTTGATACGGCAGTTAGGTTCTGAAGAAAAGCTTGCTCAGGTTGCCCATCAATCTATCTACGATATTAAGAAAGGGTTAAAGCAGCGGTTCAAGGCAGAATATTTGGCCTCATGGGTTTACCAATACCTTACACAAGATGTAGTGGTGCGGCCAGCAGAGGTAAAAGCTTATTTTAATGGCTTGCCGCCAAATGATCGTCCTTACTATCCTGCTGCTGTTCAGGTACATCAGCTGGTGATCTATCCTAAGGTAGCTTCAGCAAGGCAAGAGGCAGTCAAAAGTAAACTCTTGCATCTAAAGCAGTTATTGCTAGATGGGGAGGGGACCTTTGCTGAATTGGCCAAGCAACATTCCGAGGATCCCCATTCTGCTGCTAAGGGCGGTGAAATTGGGTGGGTATCTTTAGGTATATTGACACCGACTTATGAGTCTACTGCGCTTTCGCTCAAACTTGGTGAGGTAAGTGATCCTATTGCCTCTGAATATGGCTTCCATCTTATAGAGCTTATAGGGCGCAATAAGGACCAGTATAATACCCGTCATATCCTGCAGACTGTCAAACCCACAGAAGAAGAGATTCGATTAACAGAAGTGGAATTGAATGCTATTAAGGCAAAAATAATTGCTGGTACATTGACCTTTGAAGCAGCTGTGCAGCAATACTCAGAAGACAAGGAAACGGTTGCTCAAGGGGGATTGATTGCAAATAATCAGCAAGGGGGCGATCTTTTACCTGGCCGGTGCATGCCTGTTGAAGCCTTGGATCCAGAAGTCTATTTTGCCATTGATGGGCTGGAGGAAGGAGCAGTCAGTAAGCCTCAGTATATGCGCACACCTTATGGACCAGCTTGGCGGTTGCTTTATCTTAAACAAAAAATAGAGGCTCATCCAATGAATCTTGTGCAGGATTATGAAAAGCTCTATCATGACTTGTTGCAACAGAAAAAAAAAGAGGCAGTTGATAAGTGGATTCAAACTGCTAAATCGCAATGTGTCATTAGTTTTGCTCCAGAATATCGCGCAGTGGAACAGTTGCTTTGA